The Drosophila bipectinata strain 14024-0381.07 chromosome 3L, DbipHiC1v2, whole genome shotgun sequence region CACCGACACCGGCGTCGGCCACCCTTCTCCCAGAATCGGCTGCCAATCTTGTCGAGATACCGGAGCAGGCGGaactggaggaggaggacaacGAGGTGGAACGACAGCAGGATGCAGTGCAGGCCAAGCCATGGTTCTTCAAGAACGGAGAATACTATCCGAAGCCAGCCAAGACCTACAGCAATCGTAAGGCCCGGAAGCGGCATGCCCCGCGGTTGCTGCCCCACCAGGACCCGCACTCCGACCGGATACTCAACCAACTGATGTACGTGCCGCACAACTATGAGCAAATCAAATCCAGCGGCAAGCTGAAGACCATTCTCCTGTACAACGGTCTCGGTCCGTGGAACGTCAAGAAGGGACGCGAAGTCTTCCTGAAAGCCAAGTGCCCTGTGGACACCTGCGAACTGACTGCCAACCGCGATCTGGCCAGCTCGGCCGACATGATCCTCTACAAGGATCACTACATACCCACGGGCATCCGGCGGCCCAGCAATTCCAAGCAGGTCAGCATGCTGTACTACCTGGAGTGTCCATATCATACCCAGAATGTAAAAGTTCCGGATGCCATCAACTGGACGGCCACCTACAGGCGGGACAGCACCATTGTGGCACCTTACGAGAAGTGGCAGTACTATGATCCAAAGGTCCAACAGCTGGACCAGGATCAAAACTATGCGGTCAACAAGACCAAGAAGGTGGCCTGGTTTGTGTCCAACTGTGGGGCCAGAAACGGTCGCCTCCAGTACGCCCATCAGCTTCAAAAGCATATTGACGTaagacttttaattaaaattaagaaaaattattatttaatttaataatttaacctCTAGGTTGATATCTATGGAGCGTGTGGCAACTACAAGTGCTCTCGGAGTACGGCGGACAAGTGCTTCGAGATCCTCGACAACGACTACAAGTTCTACCTGGCGTTCGAGAACTCCAACTGCAAGGACTACATCACCGAGAAGTTCTTCGTCAACGCTCTGAACCGAAAGGTCCTGCCGATTGTGATGGGAGCCCGTCCGGAAGACTACGAGGTGAGTGCCCCGCGTCGTTCCTACATCCACGTGGATGAGTTCGCCTCGCCAAAGGAGCTGGCAGAGTACCTGCACATCCTGGATCGGGACGAGGAGCTCTACAACTCGTACTTCAAGTGGAAGGGCACCGGGGAGTTCATCAACACGTACTACTGGTGCCGGGTGTGCTCCACCCTGCACAACGAGGAGCAGCTCCGGAAGCCCAGATGGTACAGTGACCTCAACGACTGGTGGCGGGGTGTCGGGGTGTGTACGACAGGATCCTGGCGGAACTTCAAGGCGCGCAAGGATGTCATCAGCGACGACTGAGTGCTCGAGGCTATCCAGATCGTGGGCCTGGACATGGCCTAGGTCAGAGTCCAGTGAGTCTGTCGCTTCTGAATTGTTACTGTTTTCGTAGGCATCCAAAGATTTCAtactgtccctatctactttCTACAGGATGGATcgatttttatgatttttataaagaactttttaaaatatttatttaattaagtttaaagTTTCAGTAGAAGCTATTTCTGAAAGTTTTAGCATTTAAATCGAATCCAACCTGGGCTATCTATGTGTAAAGAATTGCTTCGTTTTTGCCGGAGTTTTACGTAAAGTGTTTTGTAGTTAGTTAGTAAGTAAAGGTAATCCCCGGAACTAGCGTCGCCCGaggaaatcaaatcaaatcgaaTAATCATACTAGCCCATAGACTAAAGGATCAGACCCCGTGCAGATCGCTGTAACATATACAATACCAGATGCATAAGAGAACCTAGAAACCTAGCCTAGTTATATACGGatatacaaattatttatagATCTATAATTGATATAGTGGTTTAAACTACGAGCAAGTCCAACTTAGAGCATAAAAGACAAATGAAGAGACAAGACGACGGGCATCCGGCTGAAAAAGCACGACATTCCACAGCCTAACTGCAAAGGAGTAAGAGAATCTGCTTAATATATAGTCTAGTTTTGATCTTTTGTAAGTGTTTTTTGTAAGCAACCAGCAACTAAAGGATCGTCCTGTAAGATGTTGCCTGTTGCTCGGTCGAGCCCATTATAATTTGTATACTTAGTGTTCAGTTTTAGATTCCACCTCCTAGCCCGGCTTTTAGTTGAAACGTTAGCTGTAGTAGAGCTACTTGAAGAGGTTTCCCAGCCTGTTGACTAACTAATTAATGACTAAGTGTAGTAGAACCGATTCGCACAAGCCAACATATATCTCTGAGCTAATACAAATACTGTCTGCATTCCTATTTTTCACAAAAACATCACAAGGCGTACTAtataatttgaattaaaagTACGCGTGtgttttttacgatttttagccatatttgtatttattgtgtaacatttaatttataagtATTGAATAATAtcatatgtgtgtgtattttgATTGTGaacttgtttaatttttaatttttactgtgatacaaaaatgaataattataataacaaGAATTAAACAATGGCAACATACTATAAACGATTTAAAAGGTTTTATTATCTATTTGGCAGGATGAGGGTGTTGTTTGGTGGTGTAATGTTTACTGGGAATGGCACAAGCAAGACTTCAGACTTaggataacaaaaaaaaaatatttcagaaccaaatcttattttctaaATACTGAAACAGGGCTTAGAAAGCAACGTATACTTCAATGgaccaaacaaatataaattCGTT contains the following coding sequences:
- the FucTA gene encoding glycoprotein 3-alpha-L-fucosyltransferase A; translation: MRRPKISLKKYFYFTLICALLLIFGFNLKEHEIWKTRSPRSALMSQQQQQQHQQLHQLQAVDEEHPTATSSTPTPASATLLPESAANLVEIPEQAELEEEDNEVERQQDAVQAKPWFFKNGEYYPKPAKTYSNRKARKRHAPRLLPHQDPHSDRILNQLMYVPHNYEQIKSSGKLKTILLYNGLGPWNVKKGREVFLKAKCPVDTCELTANRDLASSADMILYKDHYIPTGIRRPSNSKQVSMLYYLECPYHTQNVKVPDAINWTATYRRDSTIVAPYEKWQYYDPKVQQLDQDQNYAVNKTKKVAWFVSNCGARNGRLQYAHQLQKHIDVDIYGACGNYKCSRSTADKCFEILDNDYKFYLAFENSNCKDYITEKFFVNALNRKVLPIVMGARPEDYEVSAPRRSYIHVDEFASPKELAEYLHILDRDEELYNSYFKWKGTGEFINTYYWCRVCSTLHNEEQLRKPRWYSDLNDWWRGVGVCTTGSWRNFKARKDVISDD